From Camelina sativa cultivar DH55 chromosome 20, Cs, whole genome shotgun sequence, the proteins below share one genomic window:
- the LOC104772955 gene encoding vesicle-associated protein 2-1-like: PDELKFLFELEKQSYCDLKVANKTEHYVAFKVKTTSPKKYFVRPNTGVIQPWDSCIIRVTLQAQREYPPDMQCKDKFLLQSTIVPPHTDVDELPQDTFTKDSGKTLTECKLKVSYISPSTTQRSSESGATNGDGQGSETISTIQRLKEERDAAVKQTQQLQHELEMVKRRRNQRNGGNGLSLKLAAMVGLIGLIIGFILKLTLASPT, from the exons CCTGATGAACTCAAATTTCTCT TTGAACTCGAGAAGCAAAGCTACTGTGATCTTAAAGTTGCCAATAAAACTGAGCACTATGTTGCTTTCAAG GTCAAAACTACATCTCCAAAGAAGTATTTTGTAAGACCCAACACTGGTGTCATTCAGCCTTGGGACTCTTGCATCATTAGAG ttACTCTACAAGCGCAACGAGAGTATCCTCCAGATATGCAGTGCAAAGACAAATTTCTCCTCCAAAGTACCATTGTACCTCCACACACTGATGTCGATGAACTTCCACAGGACACA TTCACCAAGGACAGTGGAAAGACATTAACAGAGTGTAAGCTCAAAGTCTCTTATATCTCCCCGTCTACTACCCAAAGATCCTCTGAATCCGGAGCAACAAATGGTGATGGACAGGGCTCAGAAACCATCTCT ACTATACAGCGGCTGAAGGAAGAGCGAGATGCAGCCGTTAAGCAAACACAACAGCTGCAACATGAATTG GAGATGGTGAAGAGACGGAGAAACCAGAGGAACGGCGGAAATGGGCTATCCTTAAAGTTGGCAGCTATGGTTGGACTCATCGGACTCATCATCGGTTTCATCCTAAAACTCACTTTAGCTTCTCCCACATAA
- the LOC104772006 gene encoding 50S ribosomal protein L19-2, chloroplastic-like — MATSSHLLPQALHMIPRIPSSSSKNFGVSSFLPRASSVSSKLSVSRGFLSHSGSNFGFPIDSKKRREFIAKAEESTEGETEPVVENAVETVAEGEGEATVEEEAKPPRKTRVKLGDVMGILNKKAIEVSEKVRPVPELRTGDIVEIKLEVPENRRRLSIYKGIIMSRQNAGIHTTIRIRRIIAGIGVEIVFPIYSPNIKEIKVVSHRKVRRARLYYLRDKLPRLSTFK, encoded by the exons ATGGCGACGagctctcatcttcttcctcag GCATTGCATATGATACCGAGAATCCCTAGCTCCTCGTCGAAGAATTTTGGGGTTTCTTCATTTCTACCACGAGCTTCATCGGTCAGCTCAAAGCTTTCAGTTTCTCGGGGTTTTCTCAGTCACTCCGGTTCAAATTTTGGTTTCCCCATCGATtccaagaagagaagagagtttaTTGCTAAAGCTGAAGAGAGTACTGAAGGCGAAACTGAGCCAGTTGTGGAGAATGCTGTTGAAACTGTAGcggaaggagaaggagaagccaCTGTGGAGGAGGAAGCTAAACCACCAAGGAAGACTAGAGTCAAGCTCGGAGATGTCATGGGG ATACTAAACAAGAAAGCTATTGAGGTTTCAGAGAAAGTAAGACCGGTTCCTGAGCTTAGGACTGGGGACATTGTAGAAATCAAACTG GAGGTTCCTGAGAACAGACGTAGGCTATCTATCTACAAAGGTATAATAATGTCTAGACAAAATGCAGGCATCCACACTACTATTCGTATCAGGAGGATAATTGCAGGCATTGGTGTTGAAATCGTCTTTCCTAt ATACTCTCCAAACATAAAGGAGATAAAAGTGGTAAGCCACAGGAAAGTGAGAAGAGCAAGACTATACTATCTGAGGGACAAACTACCTCGTCTCTCAACTTTTAAATGA
- the LOC104772007 gene encoding ras-related protein RABD2b — MNPEYDYLFKLLLIGDSGVGKSCLLLRFADDSYLDSYISTIGVDFKIRTVEQDGKTIKLQIWDTAGQERFRTITSSYYRGAHGIIVTYDVTDQESFNNVKQWLNEIDRYASENVNKLLVGNKNDLTSQKVVSTETAKAFADELGIPFLETSAKTATNVEDAFMAMTSAIKTRMASQPAGGAKPPTVQIRGQPVNQQSGCCSS; from the exons ATGAATCCTGAATA TGACTATCTGTTCAAGCTTTTGCTTATCGGTGATTCTGGCGTCGGAAAATCCTGCTTGCTTCTTAGATTTGCA GACGATTCTTACCTGGATAGCTACATAAGCACCATTGGTGTTGACTTT AAAATCCGCACAGTCGAACAAGACGGAAAGACCATCAAGCTTCAGATC TGGGATACAGCAGGCCAAGAACGTTTCAGGACAATCACTAGCAGCTACTACAGAGGAGCTCATGGAATCATT GTCACTTATGATGTCACTGACCAAGAGAGCTTCAACAACGTCAAACAATGGCTGAATGAAATTGACCGTTACGCTAGCGAAAATGTGAACAAGCTACTGGTTGGGAACAAGAACGATCTCACATCACAGAAAGTTGTATCCACTGAGACTGCTAAG GCTTTTGCAGATGAACTTGGGATCCCATTCTTGGAAACAAGTGCTAAAACTGCAACCAATGTGGAAGATGCTTTCATGGCCATGACTTCCGCAATTAAGACAAG AATGGCGAGCCAACCAGCTGGAGGTGCCAAGCCACCTACGGTCCAGATTCGCGGGCAACCAGTGAACCAGCAATCAGGCTGCTGCTCATCTTGA